In Candidatus Defluviilinea proxima, a single genomic region encodes these proteins:
- a CDS encoding formate--tetrahydrofolate ligase, with the protein MAIKKPAPKKIKFAYTPTKIKLLKPVPSDIDIAQAGKLKPILQVANELGIKESELELFGPHKAKVKLEILDRLAKRPNGKYIDVTAITPTPLGEGKTTTTVGLSQALGAHLGKKVITVIRQPSQGPTFGIKGGAAGGGYSQIIPMEDFNLHLTGDIHAITAAHNLCSAALDARMMHEAKTPEDEKLFNALCPPDKKGNRKFSPSMLRRLKKLGIDKKNPNDLTPEERTRFARLDIDPNGIQWRRVIDVNDRFLREIQVGLGKEEVGFEHRSGYDITVASEIMAILALTTGLKDMRDRLGRMVVAVNKHGEAVTAEDLGVAGALTVLMKDAIKPNLMQTLEGTPAFVHAGPFANIAHGQSSIIADKIALKLGDYVITESGFGADIGMEKFMDIKCRYSGLIPNVVVLVATVRALKMHGGGPKVVAGKPLAPEYTDENLDLLSKGLPNMVQHIENALKYGVNVVVAVNSFANDTPAEVELVRKAALEAGAMDAVVSRHWMEGGKGAVALAEAVIKACEKPSKFKFLYPLNVSIKEKIETICREIYRADGVDYTPEAEAKIEQFTKLGFGNLPLCMAKTHLSFTDKADQKGAPRGFRITISDIRASVGAGFLYPLLGTMRTMPGLPTRPVFYDVDLDLKTGKVLGLF; encoded by the coding sequence ATGGCCATCAAAAAGCCCGCTCCCAAAAAGATCAAATTCGCATACACCCCAACAAAGATCAAATTACTCAAGCCTGTACCGTCTGATATTGATATTGCACAAGCAGGGAAACTCAAACCGATCCTTCAAGTCGCAAACGAACTCGGGATCAAAGAGAGCGAACTTGAATTATTCGGGCCGCACAAAGCCAAGGTCAAGCTTGAAATTCTCGACCGCCTCGCCAAGCGCCCGAACGGCAAATACATTGATGTCACCGCCATCACCCCCACCCCACTCGGCGAAGGCAAGACCACAACGACCGTGGGGTTGAGTCAGGCACTTGGTGCACATCTCGGCAAAAAAGTCATTACGGTCATTCGCCAACCATCGCAGGGACCGACCTTCGGCATCAAGGGCGGAGCAGCTGGCGGCGGATATTCGCAGATCATCCCCATGGAAGATTTCAACCTGCATCTGACCGGTGACATCCATGCCATCACAGCCGCACACAACCTTTGTTCCGCCGCGCTCGATGCACGCATGATGCACGAAGCAAAAACGCCTGAAGACGAAAAACTTTTTAATGCGCTTTGTCCGCCTGATAAAAAAGGTAACCGCAAGTTCTCTCCCAGCATGTTGCGCCGTTTGAAGAAGCTTGGCATCGACAAGAAAAATCCAAACGACCTGACGCCCGAGGAACGCACACGCTTTGCCCGCCTCGATATTGACCCGAACGGCATTCAATGGCGCCGCGTGATCGACGTCAACGACCGCTTCCTACGTGAAATTCAAGTGGGGCTTGGCAAGGAAGAAGTTGGCTTCGAACATCGCTCAGGTTACGACATCACAGTGGCATCTGAGATCATGGCGATCCTTGCATTGACCACAGGACTTAAAGATATGCGTGACCGCCTTGGCCGTATGGTAGTCGCCGTCAACAAACACGGTGAAGCTGTCACAGCGGAGGATCTCGGTGTCGCTGGCGCATTAACCGTCCTGATGAAAGACGCGATCAAACCCAATCTCATGCAAACACTCGAAGGGACTCCTGCCTTCGTCCATGCAGGCCCATTCGCTAACATCGCACACGGACAGTCCTCCATCATCGCAGATAAGATCGCGCTCAAACTTGGCGATTACGTCATCACTGAATCAGGTTTCGGCGCCGATATCGGCATGGAAAAATTCATGGACATCAAGTGCCGCTACTCCGGCCTGATCCCGAACGTTGTCGTGCTGGTTGCCACTGTCCGCGCACTCAAGATGCACGGCGGCGGCCCCAAAGTCGTTGCAGGCAAACCATTGGCACCTGAATACACCGACGAGAATCTCGATCTGCTCAGCAAAGGCCTGCCTAACATGGTGCAACATATCGAGAACGCGCTCAAGTATGGCGTCAACGTTGTCGTTGCAGTTAACTCGTTTGCCAACGATACACCTGCCGAAGTCGAACTCGTCCGCAAGGCTGCTCTTGAAGCAGGTGCGATGGATGCAGTTGTGTCACGTCATTGGATGGAAGGCGGCAAGGGCGCTGTGGCTCTCGCTGAGGCTGTTATCAAAGCCTGCGAAAAACCCAGCAAATTCAAATTCCTGTATCCGCTCAACGTCTCCATCAAAGAAAAGATCGAGACCATCTGCCGCGAGATCTATCGTGCCGACGGCGTAGATTACACCCCTGAAGCAGAAGCAAAGATCGAGCAATTCACTAAACTTGGTTTTGGCAATCTACCATTGTGTATGGCGAAGACTCACCTGTCGTTCACCGACAAGGCGGATCAGAAAGGTGCACCGCGTGGCTTCCGCATCACGATCAGTGATATCCGCGCCAGCGTGGGTGCAGGTTTCCTCTATCCATTACTTGGAACCATGCGTACTATGCCAGGTTTACCAACACGCCCTGTCTTCTATGATGTAGATCTCGATCTCAAAACGGGTAAGGTGCTCGGCTTGTTCTAG